The sequence CAGCAGCagccctgagagagagaaagagagaaatgtgaCCCTGTTATAcccaatattttttttgttattgtatTAATGTTTTTGTAGttagtaaaaaatgaaaaatgtctCTATGCATTCTACATTTCCTTTATTCAGCCAttttaatgcattatttattttatgttgaGCCTGCCTCATAGAGAGACACATAAAATGGACAGCAACACAGGGACAGCTGTTTGATCAGGCCTTCAAACGCTACAGTATAATCATTGTTAAGTATATTTACATTGTTAAGTATATTTATTTTTGTACCTTTAACCTTTGTTACAAATGTATTTATGACAGTCTGTGATGATTGCTGTGATGATTGCTGTGCTCCAAAATGTAAAGACTCACCGAGTTTCCAGTTCCACTGAATGTTAGCCAACTCATTGTGCTCCAGAATGCCCCTACAAGGTGAAGCAAGGCAGGGCTAAGACTAACAAACTAACACATTCATTATTTTCTTAAACACATATGGAGAAACAAACAGTTGGATGGAATtctgttgttttagaatttagTTACTTGAAAAGGTAACTAGCAGAGACTAAAAACatgctatgtgtgtatgtgtatttaacaGTGAGTTATGTGAGAGCTGTCTTACATCTGGATCCCACTGATGAGGGTCCCAAAGAGGCCCACCATGCCCAGGAACTCCACCCGGCTCAGGTTCTTCACCGTGTACTCCTGACACACGTTAGACACCGCGTACAGCGTGGCACTGATCAAAACCAGCCCATCTCCCAGCAGAATGTTGGCAGCTGTACAGACAGAAACGGAGCGAAACAGCACACTTTAAAATGGGCACATTATAGAAACATGTTTATAAGTAGCAGCAGTTACTAAATACTACCCATCACTAGAATGAACATGGGAATGAGTTGAAACTACCAGCGTTCCATTCCACTGTTTATAACTCATTCATTATTTAATTATCATAACAGTTATATcattatacatacagtatatattctaATTCATCCACATGAATGATAGcaggaaaagaggaagagaagaggacaggAAATCATACCAGACAATGCTCTTATTAACAACACTTGGTAGTATtattcatagactgtataaggGTATTATAACATCTTTGCTATAATGTCATCATGGTTATTGATAGTGTCTTTTCAGTGCATATAACATAACACATCAACAAAGAGGGATTTAGTCTTATTGGTCCATCAACTGCATATTTGAAGCAGAGTTTGGACATTATAAACCACAAAAGATTATAAAACACGTTTTCTCACAGGATCCTTGGTCCCTGCCGGCGAGGAGGTCTGCTCCCACCATGGCCCCCACTCCCACCAGACACACCGCCACAGCCACATAGTGGACGGGCCTGTAGCGCGTCTTCAGGAAGAACCAGGACAAGACCATCAGCACTGGGATCACAAAGCAATCCAGCAGCTGCGGGCAAAGACAAGAAAATGACAACGTTTCCAACCTGACGAATCGTTACCATGCCGTCTTTGCATCACCTTGAGGTAACTGAGGGTACAGAGTCTGTGATTATCCATTTTGATGAATGCAATTATAATGTTTAAAGTGAAAAAAGTGCACTATTCTCATtcacattcttttttttatgaTTGGATGATGGGTGGTTACCTGTATGCTTGTCAAAGTGGTGTACTGGTATGCTTTCACAACTGTGTAATTGGCCTCGACATCCACCAGTCCAAGTAGAAAATACTTCCACCATTTTGATTTTAAAATCTGCAAAATATTGCCATCTCCTatgttaaaagaaaagtggcCTATTGGTTACTAGAACAACAAAATAAATTGCATAAATGTGACTCTCAAACTTCAAGTCAAACTTCAAATTGCATAAATGTGACTCTCGTCTTCAAGTCTTTGCAGGAGGATTAATGTCAGATATTGCAATCATATTGCAGGCGCTACAAATTAGCACATGCTATTCCAGTATCATCTGTATGAATAGGTTCTTTACCTTTCCTGCAGATTAATATAGTTGTGTATGTGAGGCACAGCAGTGAGTAATTAAGGAAGCTTTGCAGCATTGGCGTGTTCAACTGGAAGTCAGTGGCCAGGTACTGTGAGGTGACTGCTGTGCCACAGATAAGTGTGGAGAGGCACTGGCCCATGGCAATGGCTTTGAACAGCTGCCTTGGATGaaaacacatcaaacacacattcagagtTGACACTCTATGGCTTACATAGTTGTGGTACACTACAAGTTATTCAAGTCGTGAATAAAGACTCGAAGCGCATCCAACACAGCACAGAAACCACAGAACAGAAATGTTCACGTAAGTGCAGCATACactaataatttaaacagttcaCCTTTAACTCAATCATTTGTCTTTATCTTCTCCAAATCATTAGCCCAGCTATAATGCACCTGATGAGATGAACTACTGACACCATTTCGTTACAGCTCGGTGAAATGCAGCGAGCATTGAAATGTAACAGGAGTTCACAACAGCTATGCTCACCATGTGAAGACATCTTTGAATTTGTAGCTTCGGAGTCCATACAGCAGTCCTTTGCGCTCTGCGATGTGCTCCTCTGGAGTCATCTTGTCATCATCTGGTCCTCCCTGTTCAGATTTCATTTTCAACGTGAGACCATATAGTCCCTATCTAAAACCTATCACTGACACAAAGCTACATCTTCTGTACTGAGGCTCCAAGTTGAATGTGCTCTAGCCTAATCATTAACACCTTTTGAAACACAGGGCAAAGATTAGTCTTTGAAGTCTACTTAGAGAGAGGTACTGTACTAAGCCTTGGCTCCTGAAATGGAACTTGCTGTTGAATATGTGAAAATATTCCTGAGCATGGATTATGTGATGTTATGTTTGCTCTAAATGACCATGAGACCGCTGGCTGTGTGACCTTGTGTTATAAAAACATTCACAGCAAATGAGATCTTGTATCTGTATTATTGTAACTTTATAGCACTGTTTATATAACTCTTCAGGGAGTTACTACAAACGTAGCTTCTCTCTCACAACAACACCAGAAACTATGAAAAAGAGTCTTagcccttgtccctcgaaaccgagtggcaagacataggggtgaagaatattccccttggaaatgagataccactagccaaccataagggagagctggatgattgaaacacttgaattaacataatttacagagatcgtaccacactgaaagctaatattttgtcactagcaacctgtctcctgtcaaataggctataattgcattttcagctcggaataaaaccgttcaggaattatttcaacAACTGAACGTGCCTATGTTCGTTCGCAGCCTACCTTGGTCCGGGTGAATGAAACAGGGAtgggggacaaaataaacatgcagtttgctatgtaaacatcccacaactcctttgatattttacaataatatccAAATGGGTACTTGACATCTGAAGCAATCGCTACCTGCAATATCCTATTCGAGGAGTcggcagcagtaggcctatgcagcattcatatcagacgaacggtaaaaaagttcagcgaatttagctgctgttggactttacatttctgacatggtatgctgccaattcgcggggtagacatggaaatatgtaaaatgcGAGACATTAGCGCAAAtaattatgtgctgttaacattcacaaaacagcgaTTTTTTGAAAACTTCATCGTGAAGAACAGGACCTTCAATATATGGTCACAAgattgaatgcaacataaaacaattaccattttaattttataatccttattaatgccaacatttcatgtcaatgaatctCTCAGTGTGCTTATTTTTCCGGTGTGAGCGGTGTGTTGGGTATTTCTCTTACCCCTCGGTTTCAAGTAAGCTCCCGATCTTAATTGGTTTTAAGGGGTATCTACCACTTGCCCTTATCCCTACCCCTCgataagggcaaggggtagataCGGGCCCATCTCAATTCTCTACtttaccccttccccttccccttccccttagttttgcgcgtgcacgtgagACGAAGGGCTATCTCAAATCTCATTTCGATCGAGGGGTAGGGATGAGGGCAAGGGGCACGTTCAGCTGTTgttgaaataattcctgaacggttttattccgatctgaaaatgcaattatagcctatttgacaggagacaggttgctagtgacaaaatattagctttcagtgtggtacgatctctgtaaattacgttaattcaagtgtttcaatcatccagctctcccttatggttggctagtggtatctcatttccaaggggaatattcttcacccctatgtcttgccactcggtttcgagggacaagggctTGGGGTAAGATGAAGGGGAAGGGGAATGGGTAAAACAGAGAATTGAGATTATCCTTTCTGTGCTCTTTATTTGAGAGTAGCAGGAAAATTAAATATTTGGGCTTTTTCATTCAAAGTAAATTTAAGTAAATCGACCAGACAGCGTACATCAAACCAATTATTATTTGCATTAAATGCAAATCAAAGGAATGCATAGACAGTAAGTGACCACATTAATGTTTAAAATGGGACAAATCCCTGATCTAAAGAGGAATTATATGGGCAGGCAGAGTCCATATTCTGACATTCCATGAAATTCTCACTGCGTCGAGAGATCGGATCGACCATGACCCTGACGCATAGCCGCACTAGCTTCCGGGGGGAAAATCCACCTAGGTAGTCCACGAAAAAATGTGGTCATGGGACTTCACGGAGTAGGCTGAGGGCGCAGAACCACTGTAACTCAAACAGTTACAGTAGGAATCAAGATTATATATTGTTTAatctaaatataggctaatatcaaATAGATAGGTCAATAATGCAATTTTGTAGCCCATCACCCGTATGCTATTCTGAGATACTGTTTGACATCTGCCACACCTGTTATTCTTATGTGTTTTGTCTTGCTCTGCCTTTACTAATAGACTGTAAACTCAACATTTCATTCCTTATCCGACCTAAAACATACGCTAAGTGCAACAACCAAACCTAAAGTGGGCAACGATGTTCCATCTCATTGGACAAAACCAGAGCCGTACAGAGCCGCATTTGGTTGAATGTGATTGGATACATTCTTAGTTCTCGCAACAGACCACGTGAAGTTTAaaatgacagcactgtgcacgAGGCTAACCAGACTCAGTTAAATCAAACTTACCGAACTCAGCAGGGAGAGAGTGATATCACCCATATCATCTTCTCCCTGTAAAGAGACATTTCCCACGTTCTATTCAGTGTTCCACAATATTATGCACATTGTTGCTGAGATAAAGaatccagctgcagcagcatctCCTACAAACTACGCGTCCGCGGCCATGTCGGATTTAAAACACTCTTCTTCTATTCGTTTCTGTCCGATTGGGTAGTACACTCCGCCACCTACTGGAAAAGAAGTATACATAGATAGTGACATAGTAGAATATTGCAACGCATATGTCACCTCACCAGATGGGATTTTCATACCTACCCCGTCTTCCATGTAACATCGAGTGAGACAGAGCTGAGAACATGCGTTTTCAGTCCACAGAGATTTAGAAGCAGCACCATTAAAGACACTGTCCATCTGTAGTGTAAAAtaattacattttaaaatgaCAGTTGTCTATTCTCCAAATGCGTGATCCCGTCACATATTcaaaacgtaggcctacctttcTGCCGCTGTACCCTCTTCCACCAGAGATCTACTCGAGTAGGTCTACCTCAGATGTGAGCTTAATACCACCAGTAGGCTATGCAGAGCTATACAGAACATACATCCACACAGCATGGTTTAACAATTATCTAGGCTGCACTGTCTGAAAATGTCCACATAGCCAACATTCCTCTCCGTGCCtatgcctctgtgtgtttgaCCAGAGATTTTACATCACCCTGTGATGCCCTTGCATGCAAATGATCAAAATTATctctggtaacacacacacacacacacacacacacacacaatagagagagagagacagagagagttctGCAAAGAAGTCTGCAAAGAGTATAGGCCTTTATCGAGTTTTGTCTACTATAAGGCAGCCTGTGATTTTCATTCAAATTGAGAGAGGGCAGTAATGAGCAAAGTATTTGCTCGCATCATAAAAGAAGAAGCAGCTTTTGTATGTTGTCATGGCGGCGGCGGTTTTAAACTGTGGCATAGCAGagtttgttatttttgtaaagTCGCTTAGTTGCCTGTAAATTACAGCCGATAAATGTATATGGATAGATTATAGCATTGCTGTACAGTAATATCATATGTATTTGATGTTCATTCTGATCAAATTTGTAACTCAAACGTCGCGTACCTGGATTTGACATTTCCCAATGAGTTTAGCAACATGGCTAATCAGCTAGCTTTAACGTTGCTAGTTCGACGACCTGAATTTAAATCGGCATGCTCAGGTACTTCAGGGTAAACAGTTGGCATATGTCTGTTTTTCCCGCTACTACTCGTGTCTTTGAGTTGTCAATTATGCCATGGCCAAAATCGCGGACCTGGCCACGCATAAAGGACAGCTCCTCATAAACTCCATTCTACCGGTTGCTAACAATAACATTAGCCAATGACCCTAACGTACAACATGTAGGTAAATGTACGCTGTAACAATTTAGGTTAATATTTAGATTCATAACAAATCAAAGCCAATATGACAGCTAAGTTTCAGAGAGTGTCATTTGAAGACTTTAGTCATTTAAAGGGGTGTTGGATCCCTACTGGAGTGGGTACAACTCGCAGCACCCAGAGACCACAAACTCGGGTAAGTTGAGTTAACAATTGATGCGCATGAGTACCAGTAACAAATGATTTAGCGATAAATAGCTCATCAGTCATCTAATTTATTTGTAATTGTGGTATGCAGTAATTGCCTATAAATAACTGTATCTATTTAACGTCACAGAATAAGCATATTTTCATAAAATTGCCTAGGCTTTTTAAGTCTAGACGTTTCTGAATGTAAGTTGTACCTAGCGTTATAAGCATGGGTCGGTGAATAGCAATCGTACTCTAAATATGAAACATTACAGTTGCTGTTCAACGAGGCAATACCGTTGGACCCCTCCAACCGAGAAACCCGCGTTGGGCCTCCGGCACCCATTGTAATTGAGAAGTTCGTGCAGCGGGCCACCGAGCTTGCAGATGGGGACAGCTGCGGCAGTTCTCTGCGCTTCTCCGTGCTCTCAGAAGAACGTTTGCAGACagctgtcagacttgccaagaGAGACCTACGGAGAAGGCGCCAACAGTCCCTCATCAACACCCCTCTCACCAGCTCACCTTGCAAACAAGAGCATGACTCTCAGGATGATAGCATCACAGACCTTCAGCAGGTAGCTAGCGAATGGAGCTCTCTTGTGTCATCATTGTtaaaatgaatgtaaaatgCCTGTAATTGTGAA is a genomic window of Alosa sapidissima isolate fAloSap1 chromosome 15, fAloSap1.pri, whole genome shotgun sequence containing:
- the slc35f2l gene encoding solute carrier family 35 member F2 isoform X2 → MLFKAIAMGQCLSTLICGTAVTSQYLATDFQLNTPMLQSFLNYSLLCLTYTTILICRKGDGNILQILKSKWWKYFLLGLVDVEANYTVVKAYQYTTLTSIQLLDCFVIPVLMVLSWFFLKTRYRPVHYVAVAVCLVGVGAMVGADLLAGRDQGSSANILLGDGLVLISATLYAVSNVCQEYTVKNLSRVEFLGMVGLFGTLISGIQMGILEHNELANIQWNWKLGLLLAGFALCMYILYSFMPVLVKMTSAAAVNLSLLTADLFSLFFGLFLFHYSFSVLYIVSLVVILVGFVMFNAVPTLTLAPAAVPQPEDGHVYQGSDFEVTSTEPVTPQGEGEEHCDSNGLTWREPTYNQLMSGEERGTRL
- the slc35f2l gene encoding solute carrier family 35 member F2 isoform X1, which codes for MGDITLSLLSSGGPDDDKMTPEEHIAERKGLLYGLRSYKFKDVFTWQLFKAIAMGQCLSTLICGTAVTSQYLATDFQLNTPMLQSFLNYSLLCLTYTTILICRKGDGNILQILKSKWWKYFLLGLVDVEANYTVVKAYQYTTLTSIQLLDCFVIPVLMVLSWFFLKTRYRPVHYVAVAVCLVGVGAMVGADLLAGRDQGSSANILLGDGLVLISATLYAVSNVCQEYTVKNLSRVEFLGMVGLFGTLISGIQMGILEHNELANIQWNWKLGLLLAGFALCMYILYSFMPVLVKMTSAAAVNLSLLTADLFSLFFGLFLFHYSFSVLYIVSLVVILVGFVMFNAVPTLTLAPAAVPQPEDGHVYQGSDFEVTSTEPVTPQGEGEEHCDSNGLTWREPTYNQLMSGEERGTRL